In a genomic window of Muntiacus reevesi chromosome 1, mMunRee1.1, whole genome shotgun sequence:
- the LOC136144354 gene encoding uncharacterized protein isoform X2, with the protein MILLLVTYSPIAHSHPPPPPSFCDRSPRQAQAGAQRRRLTKPPPAAAGGCGAARLPAAPRLRRASKFVSAPAPPSLHTPSGEGGSKKKATLLLPESTKAGSRGQRSRQRERETGRRKRELGEKRSEFKRQREASAREPEAPPPGRPALGPGRPRTLDRKSWAPEARGGPSLPHQIQAIIHQGALARE; encoded by the exons ATGATACTTCTATTAGTTACATATTCTCCAATCGCACACTCgcatccccccccacccccctcgtTCTGCGATCGCTCCCCGAGGCAGGCTCAGGCGGGCGCGCAGCGGCGCCGACTGACAaagccgccgcccgccgccgccggggGGTGCGGAGCTGCGCGCCTGCCCGCCGCCCCTCGACTCCGGAGAGCGTCAAAGTTTGTCTCAGCTCCAGCACCCCCGAGCCTCCACACGCCCTCAGGTGAAGGTGGGAGTAAAAAAAAGGCCACGCTCTTATTGCCGGAG AGTACAAAGGCAGGCAGTCGAGGGCAGAGaagcaggcagagagagagggagaccgggagaaggaaaagagaacttGGAGAGAAACGGAGCGAGTTCAAGAGGCAGCGCGAAGCGAGCGCCAGGGAACCGGAGGCTCCCCCGCCTGGACGCCCGGCTCTCGGCCCCGGCCGCCCTCGGACCCTGGACCGGAAGTCTTGGGCGCCAGAAGCCAGAGGCGGCCCATCTCTGCCCCACCAG